One part of the Candidatus Methylacidiphilales bacterium genome encodes these proteins:
- the trxB gene encoding thioredoxin-disulfide reductase has product MTQHPIENVVILGTGCAGLTAALYTARAGLAPLVLTGNLPGGLLTTTSIVENFPGFPEGIDGTELMMRMQAQAERFGARIRFAQLTSANLHTYPFQLEIEGDWISARALIIATGSSPRKLGLESERLLEKKGVTYCATCDGALPMFRNRPLVVVGGGDSAAEEALYLTRFGSEIHLVHRRDTLRASKIMAERVLAHPKIKLHWNSEIAEIHDVQQGKVTGVTLRSTVAPDHLQFIECAGVFIAIGHVPNVEIFKNQLTTDANGYLKPERGTAMNIPGVFACGDVADPIYRQAITAAGTGCAAAIEAERFLATQNI; this is encoded by the coding sequence ATGACCCAACACCCCATCGAAAACGTCGTCATCCTCGGCACCGGATGTGCCGGCCTCACAGCCGCTCTCTACACCGCACGCGCAGGCCTAGCCCCACTAGTCCTTACAGGCAACCTTCCAGGCGGACTCCTTACCACCACCTCCATCGTAGAAAACTTCCCCGGTTTCCCAGAAGGCATCGATGGCACCGAACTCATGATGCGCATGCAAGCACAAGCCGAGCGTTTCGGCGCCCGCATCCGCTTCGCTCAACTCACCTCCGCTAACCTTCACACTTACCCCTTCCAACTCGAAATCGAGGGCGATTGGATCTCTGCCCGCGCGCTCATCATCGCTACAGGATCGAGCCCACGAAAGCTCGGCTTAGAAAGTGAGCGGCTCCTGGAAAAAAAAGGCGTCACATACTGTGCCACATGCGATGGCGCCCTGCCCATGTTTCGCAATCGTCCCCTAGTCGTGGTCGGTGGCGGCGACTCAGCCGCGGAAGAAGCCCTCTATCTCACGCGGTTCGGTTCAGAGATTCATCTCGTGCACCGCCGCGATACCCTCCGCGCCTCCAAAATTATGGCAGAACGCGTCCTCGCTCATCCCAAAATCAAACTACATTGGAATTCCGAAATCGCAGAAATCCACGACGTCCAGCAAGGCAAAGTCACCGGCGTCACATTGCGCTCAACAGTCGCCCCCGACCACCTTCAATTCATCGAATGCGCCGGCGTCTTCATCGCGATCGGCCACGTCCCAAATGTTGAAATTTTCAAAAATCAACTCACCACAGACGCAAACGGCTACCTCAAACCCGAACGCGGCACAGCCATGAACATCCCCGGCGTCTTTGCATGCGGCGATGTCGCCGATCCCATCTATCGTCAAGCAATCACAGCTGCCGGCACCGGCTGTGCAGCCGCCATCGAAGCAGAGCGGTTCCTCGCAACGCAAAACATCTAG
- a CDS encoding TonB-dependent receptor: MNPAAPRITDTLEKARAVNQVRSQYGTFAEIGAGQEVARWFFRAGGASGTIAKTISAYDMTISDTIYGPAERYVCRSRLQSMLEYEFRLLVERLDAKRGADTVFFSFADTVTTRSFKYHQEAHGWMGIRFQLHPRTPPNDIILHVRLFDKFALQQQEALGILGVNLIYGAFNISRRTSEFIESLLDGLNTERINIDMLKFSGPDFAMVDNRVVSLILVNKGLTRAAMFAPSGEVIQASEVMYNKPLLIERGTFRPITRVNLDMLAGAREIYHQMDSQTDPVEILEISTRNLVTGNTVDYEDFLFRADMIASTGKLTLISDYSEFYRLVEFFNTYTQAHIGIVLGTPTLSEILQEKYYAHLDGGILESFGRLFKKNVRLYVYPRLSRETQRLEGIEDLLQGNPSAPLVRYLIARKQIVEIQVKQPDLLRLSSREVAEKIQRNDPDWPQYVPESVAEIIRKRKAHSSLCSFQAEKTASSV, from the coding sequence ATGAATCCAGCAGCTCCTCGCATCACAGACACCTTGGAAAAAGCCCGCGCCGTCAATCAAGTCCGCTCCCAGTATGGCACCTTCGCCGAAATCGGAGCCGGCCAAGAAGTCGCCCGCTGGTTCTTCCGCGCCGGAGGAGCCTCAGGCACCATCGCCAAGACAATATCCGCATACGACATGACCATCAGCGACACAATCTACGGCCCCGCAGAACGATACGTCTGCCGTTCCCGCCTCCAAAGCATGCTCGAATATGAATTTCGACTCTTGGTCGAGCGCCTCGATGCAAAACGCGGTGCCGACACCGTATTCTTCTCCTTTGCCGACACCGTCACCACACGCAGCTTCAAATACCACCAAGAGGCCCACGGCTGGATGGGGATACGCTTCCAACTCCACCCCCGCACACCACCCAATGACATCATCCTCCACGTCCGACTCTTCGACAAATTCGCGCTACAACAGCAAGAAGCTCTCGGAATTCTCGGCGTAAACCTCATCTACGGCGCATTCAATATCTCCCGCCGCACCTCCGAATTCATCGAGTCCTTACTCGATGGCTTAAACACCGAGCGGATCAACATCGACATGCTCAAATTCAGCGGCCCAGACTTCGCCATGGTGGATAACCGCGTCGTAAGTTTGATCCTAGTAAACAAAGGCCTGACTCGCGCAGCGATGTTTGCCCCCAGCGGCGAAGTCATCCAAGCCAGTGAAGTCATGTATAATAAACCGCTGTTGATTGAACGCGGCACGTTTCGCCCAATCACCCGCGTAAATCTCGACATGCTCGCCGGAGCTCGTGAAATCTACCACCAGATGGATTCACAGACAGACCCCGTAGAAATACTCGAAATCTCCACCCGCAACTTAGTCACCGGCAACACCGTCGATTACGAAGACTTCCTCTTCCGTGCAGACATGATCGCCAGCACAGGCAAATTGACGCTCATCTCGGATTATTCCGAGTTTTACAGACTCGTAGAATTCTTCAACACCTACACCCAAGCCCACATTGGCATCGTGCTCGGCACGCCCACGCTAAGCGAAATTCTGCAAGAAAAATACTACGCGCACCTCGACGGTGGCATCCTCGAATCGTTCGGTCGTCTATTTAAGAAAAACGTTCGACTCTACGTCTATCCTCGCCTCTCTCGCGAGACACAGCGCCTCGAAGGCATAGAGGACCTGTTGCAAGGCAATCCATCCGCTCCTTTGGTTCGATACTTGATTGCTCGAAAACAAATTGTCGAAATCCAAGTAAAACAGCCTGATCTGCTCCGGCTCAGTTCACGAGAAGTCGCCGAAAAAATCCAGCGCAACGACCCAGATTGGCCTCAATACGTGCCCGAAAGCGTGGCCGAGATTATTCGCAAACGCAAGGCTCATTCCTCTCTCTGCTCGTTCCAAGCCGAAAAAACCGCCTCGTCTGTCTAA